A window of Elusimicrobiota bacterium contains these coding sequences:
- a CDS encoding type II secretion system protein, translating into MSDPLRSRRGFTMVEIMIVVAIIGLLAVVVVPKINSAIRSANEGATKGKLGAIRSALVVYYGDNEGQYPADLTPFQQAGNSYMEASFLPIYTVDHGSTSNIDYVDTFDATGDSGALVYENAGADKGRTWIGCSHNDAKGKVWNQN; encoded by the coding sequence ATGTCGGATCCGCTCCGGAGCCGCCGCGGCTTTACCATGGTCGAGATCATGATCGTGGTGGCCATTATCGGGCTTCTCGCGGTGGTCGTGGTTCCAAAAATCAACTCGGCGATCCGTTCGGCCAACGAGGGAGCCACCAAGGGCAAGCTCGGGGCCATCCGCTCGGCCTTGGTGGTCTATTATGGCGACAACGAGGGCCAGTATCCGGCGGATCTGACGCCCTTCCAGCAGGCGGGCAACTCCTACATGGAAGCGTCCTTCCTTCCCATTTATACCGTGGACCACGGCAGCACCAGCAACATTGATTACGTGGACACTTTCGACGCGACGGGGGACTCCGGGGCTCTGGTCTATGAGAACGCGGGCGCCGACAAGGGCCGGACCTGGATCGGCTGCAGCCATAACGACGCCAAAGGCAAGGTCTGGAATCAGAATTAG
- a CDS encoding CAP domain-containing protein — protein MKNQFKMSFLPIALALNVFPSFAQEDPDEAQPAAGVESQQLFFAESELKVIEDEGLRLVNKARVDAGLRELIFVEDLHQAARRYSAEMAKRHFMSHVDPQTHEELRERMDKAGIRFRIAGENLGKARIPGAALAEIARRQVEFWLKSPSHRQNIMDGVFEESAIGAASTPSGKVYFTQFFLVRKK, from the coding sequence ATGAAGAACCAATTCAAGATGTCTTTCCTTCCTATTGCTTTGGCGTTGAATGTGTTCCCATCCTTCGCTCAGGAGGATCCGGATGAAGCGCAGCCGGCCGCCGGCGTCGAGAGCCAGCAGCTCTTTTTTGCGGAAAGCGAGTTGAAGGTCATCGAAGACGAGGGGCTGCGCCTTGTCAACAAGGCGAGAGTGGACGCAGGACTGCGGGAATTGATTTTTGTCGAGGACCTCCATCAAGCGGCCAGGCGCTACAGCGCCGAGATGGCCAAACGCCACTTTATGAGCCATGTGGATCCCCAGACTCACGAGGAGCTTAGGGAGAGGATGGATAAGGCCGGGATTCGTTTTCGTATCGCCGGGGAGAACTTGGGGAAGGCCAGGATTCCCGGCGCGGCCTTGGCCGAAATCGCCAGGAGACAGGTCGAGTTCTGGCTTAAAAGCCCGTCCCACCGTCAGAACATAATGGATGGCGTTTTTGAGGAATCTGCGATCGGAGCCGCCTCGACTCCGAGCGGGAAGGTTTATTTCACCCAGTTCTTCCTGGTCCGCAAGAAATAA
- a CDS encoding chromate transporter: protein MPTLRELFFTFLKVGCTSFGGPLVAMGLIHREVVEKRRWVSAHWFASTIGLLEAVPGPSATEMSIAIGIHKGGRKWGLICGLAYVLPGFFVMTGLSWFYFKYGAVPALSGMVTALKPCAMAVLTVVCLRLARKIVMDRADALLFAASLLACLMHASVAWVVFLGGLARYAWERPSRALASLEPNILAAIFLGTFKAGALVTGGGYVIASFLNQDFVLRKGWLTPEQFLAGLALAQFKPGPVTMLSAFVGYKAAGFLGAVLGLFGVMLPCFGTLLALGPAVERLRSGPRVMVFLKGMSAASVGSVVAVAAQLTIPALQGAYGFVFYPASLAALYWLEPAWVLAGSACLGALLLKI, encoded by the coding sequence ATGCCCACGTTGCGCGAATTGTTTTTCACTTTCCTTAAAGTAGGCTGTACGTCTTTCGGCGGGCCTCTTGTGGCCATGGGGCTCATCCACCGCGAGGTGGTGGAGAAGCGGCGCTGGGTGAGCGCGCATTGGTTTGCCTCGACCATAGGCCTGCTCGAAGCCGTGCCGGGGCCGAGCGCCACGGAGATGTCGATCGCGATCGGCATCCACAAGGGCGGACGCAAGTGGGGTCTTATTTGCGGCCTGGCCTACGTTCTTCCCGGCTTTTTCGTCATGACCGGGCTTTCCTGGTTCTACTTCAAGTACGGGGCGGTTCCCGCCCTGTCGGGCATGGTGACGGCGCTCAAGCCCTGCGCCATGGCCGTCCTCACCGTGGTTTGCCTGCGCCTGGCCCGCAAGATAGTGATGGACCGGGCCGACGCGCTTCTTTTCGCGGCGTCGCTTCTGGCTTGCCTCATGCACGCCTCCGTGGCCTGGGTGGTGTTCTTGGGCGGCCTGGCGCGCTACGCCTGGGAGCGGCCTTCCAGGGCCTTGGCCTCGCTTGAGCCGAATATCCTTGCCGCGATTTTCCTTGGCACCTTCAAGGCCGGGGCGCTGGTCACGGGCGGGGGCTATGTCATCGCCTCCTTCCTTAACCAGGACTTCGTCCTGCGCAAGGGCTGGCTCACTCCCGAGCAGTTCCTGGCCGGGCTGGCGCTAGCGCAGTTCAAGCCCGGTCCCGTGACCATGCTCTCGGCCTTCGTGGGCTACAAGGCCGCGGGCTTTTTGGGCGCCGTGCTCGGCCTTTTCGGGGTCATGCTTCCCTGCTTCGGGACCTTGCTCGCTTTGGGCCCGGCCGTGGAGAGGCTGCGCAGCGGTCCCCGAGTCATGGTGTTTCTGAAAGGGATGTCCGCGGCTTCCGTCGGTTCCGTCGTCGCTGTCGCGGCCCAGCTCACCATTCCCGCTTTACAGGGCGCCTACGGCTTTGTTTTCTACCCAGCCTCTCTAGCCGCCCTGTATTGGCTGGAACCGGCCTGGGTCCTGGCCGGCAGCGCCTGCCTTGGCGCCCTTTTGCTTAAGATTTAA
- a CDS encoding YbhB/YbcL family Raf kinase inhibitor-like protein, with the protein MTMQMKSPAFAQNSKIPRKLTCDGEDLSPQLSWTGVPQAAKSLAIIMDDPDAPAGLWVHWVLYDLPASLPGLPEGLAKTEALENGAKQGLCWGVRDEDFDRVGYHGPCPPPGAPHRYFFRLYALDKALGLSSKATKAQVERAMKGHVLAEAELVGIYQR; encoded by the coding sequence ATGACCATGCAAATGAAAAGCCCTGCTTTTGCCCAGAACTCCAAGATCCCGAGAAAGCTTACCTGCGACGGGGAGGACCTTTCTCCCCAACTTTCCTGGACGGGAGTCCCTCAGGCCGCCAAGAGCCTGGCCATTATCATGGACGACCCGGACGCTCCCGCGGGGCTGTGGGTCCATTGGGTGCTCTACGATCTTCCCGCCTCTCTCCCGGGCCTGCCGGAGGGGCTCGCCAAGACCGAGGCCCTCGAGAACGGCGCCAAGCAGGGATTGTGCTGGGGCGTGAGGGACGAGGATTTCGATCGGGTCGGCTATCACGGGCCCTGCCCGCCGCCCGGGGCCCCGCACCGCTATTTCTTCAGGCTTTACGCCTTGGACAAGGCGCTCGGACTATCCTCAAAGGCCACCAAGGCCCAGGTGGAGAGGGCGATGAAGGGGCATGTCCTGGCCGAGGCCGAGCTCGTCGGGATATACCAGCGTTAA